A region of Deltaproteobacteria bacterium DNA encodes the following proteins:
- a CDS encoding class I SAM-dependent methyltransferase, with the protein MNDSWQQTWGDQGFIENWASKGSWQAPIRDPQTAMVLRMIPQPLKAPVRVLDVGAGYGALAAAVLRERPNAKAVCVDASEAMLKLGPDKNPDLKQRMSFVQGSLETSDWLRPITGTFDVVISSRALHHFTENQRRRYIFKELYPLVNKGGCFINADNVKGNTKSLSDRYRRARDEYLDRYVQRMSGGKTNLAEAKAATPSSYHGPHNNGILEEELQWLRDAGFVDVDCFWKFTTMVVYGGFRE; encoded by the coding sequence ATGAACGATTCCTGGCAGCAGACTTGGGGTGACCAAGGTTTTATTGAAAACTGGGCAAGCAAAGGCAGTTGGCAGGCGCCGATTCGCGACCCGCAGACGGCGATGGTGCTGCGCATGATTCCGCAGCCTCTCAAAGCACCGGTTCGTGTGCTCGATGTTGGCGCCGGCTATGGTGCGCTGGCCGCGGCGGTGTTGCGTGAACGGCCCAATGCCAAGGCGGTGTGTGTCGACGCCTCGGAAGCGATGTTGAAGCTCGGACCGGACAAAAATCCTGACCTCAAGCAGCGCATGAGCTTTGTTCAAGGATCGCTTGAAACCTCCGATTGGCTCAGGCCTATCACCGGCACCTTCGACGTGGTGATTTCTTCGCGGGCATTGCATCACTTCACGGAAAATCAGCGGCGCCGTTATATCTTTAAAGAACTTTATCCACTCGTAAACAAAGGTGGTTGTTTCATCAACGCCGACAACGTCAAGGGTAACACGAAATCGCTCTCCGACCGCTACCGCCGCGCGCGAGATGAGTATTTGGATCGATATGTTCAGCGCATGAGCGGCGGCAAGACCAACCTCGCCGAAGCTAAAGCCGCCACGCCCAGCAGCTACCACGGTCCCCACAACAACGGCATCCTTGAAGAAGAGCTGCAATGGCTCAGAGATGCCGGGTTCGTCGACGTGGACTGCTTTTGGAAGTTTACGACAATGGTGGTTTATGGGGGATTTAGAGAATAA
- a CDS encoding class I SAM-dependent methyltransferase codes for MGKTTTWNPDSYAKNARFVSDLGEPVLQLLAPQPGERILDLGCGDGALTEKIAAAGARVIGTDSSVAQLRSARARGLDVLAMDGQALSLKNRFDAVFTNAALHWMRRSQEVVSGVAACLKSGGRFVGEFGGHGNVEKIRGALHAGLRQRSIDPWAVDPWFYPAPQEYTALLNRHGFAVDYIELIPRPTKLPGDILGWLEVFAQPFTKSVAASQRQSYLAEVKNALEVELCDAQGIWTADYVRLRFKATARN; via the coding sequence ATGGGCAAGACAACGACCTGGAACCCCGATAGCTACGCCAAGAACGCACGCTTTGTTTCCGACCTGGGCGAGCCGGTGCTGCAACTGTTGGCACCGCAACCAGGCGAGCGGATTCTCGACTTGGGCTGCGGCGATGGCGCACTAACGGAAAAAATTGCCGCGGCGGGGGCTCGCGTGATCGGCACAGACAGCAGTGTCGCCCAACTGCGCTCAGCGCGAGCGCGCGGCCTCGACGTATTGGCCATGGATGGACAAGCACTCAGTCTCAAAAATCGTTTCGACGCGGTGTTCACCAATGCCGCGCTGCATTGGATGAGGCGCAGCCAGGAAGTAGTTAGCGGAGTGGCAGCTTGTCTAAAATCTGGCGGTCGCTTCGTCGGTGAGTTTGGCGGTCACGGCAACGTGGAAAAAATTCGCGGCGCGCTGCACGCCGGTTTACGCCAACGCAGCATCGACCCATGGGCCGTCGACCCGTGGTTTTATCCCGCGCCGCAGGAGTACACGGCCTTGTTAAACCGCCATGGTTTCGCCGTGGACTATATCGAGCTGATCCCGCGCCCAACCAAACTACCCGGAGATATTCTCGGCTGGTTGGAGGTCTTTGCCCAGCCGTTTACAAAGTCGGTCGCGGCATCGCAGCGGCAAAGCTATTTAGCAGAGGTGAAAAATGCTCTCGAAGTAGAGCTATGCGACGCGCAAGGCATCTGGACCGCCGACTACGTGCGTTTGCGCTTCAAAGCAACGGCAAGAAATTAA
- a CDS encoding efflux RND transporter periplasmic adaptor subunit: MATKDADLSSLRIDRKNTVTGSARPRQRWVRRIVTWGLTLVAVAVAAHFLRGFLNPPLEVQLVSAALNSPSQANAVLTASGYVVARRKAAVASKGTGRLVFLGVDEGDKVKKGQVIARLEDADVAAARARAQENLRVAEAELHDAKQTLERNRVLLKQGVIAQSEYDGADMRYRRVIATIESARFGVKEADVAVENTLIVAPFDGTVLKKNADVGEIVAPLAGAASSKAAVVTIADMSSLEVDADVSEANITKVSPEQNCEITLDAYPQQRYPGYVTKIVPTADRAKATVLVKIRFKDYDQKVLPEMSAKISFLKAGTASEADAKPLLTVPAAAVAKRNGRDVVFQLKDDRAVEVPVSLGQRLGANVEIQQGLKEGDKVIGKVDDKLAHQSKVTLAGK, encoded by the coding sequence ATGGCCACCAAAGACGCCGATCTTTCTTCCCTGCGCATCGATCGAAAGAATACAGTGACAGGTAGCGCGCGACCGCGGCAGCGCTGGGTTCGGCGCATTGTTACATGGGGGCTTACGCTGGTGGCCGTGGCGGTTGCGGCGCACTTTCTTCGCGGTTTCTTGAATCCGCCATTGGAAGTCCAACTGGTCAGCGCAGCGCTCAACTCGCCATCGCAAGCCAATGCCGTGCTGACCGCCAGTGGTTATGTGGTGGCGCGGCGCAAGGCTGCGGTCGCCTCCAAGGGCACTGGGCGTTTGGTTTTTCTCGGTGTTGACGAAGGCGACAAGGTCAAGAAAGGGCAGGTGATTGCGCGCCTCGAAGATGCCGACGTGGCCGCGGCGCGCGCCCGGGCCCAGGAGAATTTGCGCGTCGCGGAAGCCGAATTACACGATGCCAAGCAAACTCTCGAACGCAATCGCGTGCTGCTCAAGCAAGGGGTGATCGCGCAATCGGAGTACGACGGCGCCGATATGCGCTACCGGCGTGTGATCGCCACCATCGAGAGTGCCCGTTTTGGCGTCAAAGAAGCGGATGTCGCGGTCGAGAACACCCTGATCGTCGCCCCCTTCGACGGTACGGTCCTGAAGAAGAACGCCGACGTCGGCGAAATCGTCGCGCCGTTGGCAGGGGCGGCCAGTTCAAAAGCGGCGGTGGTCACCATCGCCGATATGTCATCGTTGGAAGTCGACGCCGACGTCTCCGAGGCCAATATTACTAAGGTGAGCCCGGAGCAGAACTGCGAGATCACCCTCGATGCCTATCCGCAGCAGCGCTATCCCGGCTATGTCACCAAGATTGTGCCCACGGCCGATCGTGCCAAGGCGACTGTGCTGGTGAAGATTCGCTTCAAAGACTACGACCAAAAGGTGCTGCCCGAGATGAGCGCAAAGATCAGCTTCTTAAAAGCCGGTACGGCGAGTGAGGCCGATGCCAAGCCGCTCTTGACGGTGCCGGCAGCGGCCGTGGCAAAGCGCAATGGCCGCGATGTGGTGTTTCAGCTCAAAGATGACCGTGCCGTCGAGGTGCCGGTGAGCCTCGGCCAACGGCTCGGTGCCAACGTCGAGATTCAGCAGGGCTTAAAAGAGGGCGACAAAGTGATCGGAAAAGTCGACGATAAGTTAGCCCATCAAAGCAAAGTCACCCTCGCCGGCAAGTAA
- a CDS encoding ABC transporter ATP-binding protein, with translation MDEPLIQVQHVSKVYRRDSLEIPVLNDITFDIAEGEFLAFMGPSGSGKTTLLNLIAGIDKPTDGRILIAGTDISELDETELAVWRSQNVGFIFQFYNLIPVLTAVENVELPLILTPLSKAQRRAHAELALSVVGLAERMHHYPRQLSGGQEQRVAIARAIATDPAILVADEPTGDLDKNSAEEVLNLMDRLNRELKKTILMVTHDPRAAERARSTRHLEKGELA, from the coding sequence ATGGACGAGCCTCTGATTCAAGTTCAGCATGTCTCCAAGGTCTATCGGCGCGACAGTCTGGAGATTCCGGTGCTGAACGATATCACCTTCGACATCGCCGAAGGGGAGTTTCTCGCCTTCATGGGACCCTCGGGCTCGGGCAAGACGACGCTGCTCAATTTGATCGCCGGCATCGACAAACCCACCGACGGGCGTATTTTGATCGCCGGCACCGATATCAGCGAGTTGGATGAAACCGAACTTGCCGTCTGGCGCTCGCAAAACGTCGGGTTTATTTTTCAGTTTTACAATCTGATTCCGGTGCTGACGGCCGTTGAGAACGTCGAGCTGCCGCTGATCCTGACGCCGCTCTCGAAAGCGCAGCGAAGAGCCCACGCCGAGTTGGCATTGAGCGTGGTCGGCCTGGCCGAGCGCATGCATCACTACCCGCGCCAGCTCTCCGGCGGCCAGGAGCAGCGCGTCGCGATCGCCCGCGCGATTGCCACCGACCCGGCGATACTGGTCGCCGACGAACCGACGGGCGACCTCGACAAGAACTCCGCTGAAGAGGTGCTCAATCTAATGGACCGGCTCAACCGGGAGCTGAAAAAAACCATTCTCATGGTGACCCACGACCCGCGCGCGGCTGAACGCGCCAGGTCGACCAGGCATCTGGAAAAGGGCGAGCTGGCATAA
- a CDS encoding FtsX-like permease family protein, with the protein MELVRLLLRNVLRHKLRSLLTIVGIAIAVLAFGLLRTVVTAWYAGVEASAANRLITRHAVSFVFPLPLAYRDRIAQVPGVNKVTYAVWFSGVYIDKNQFFARLAVDTDTFMEVYSEFLVPKEQLDVFKRERNATIIGVDIAKRYNLKLGDIMTIDGDVFPGQWEFVVRGVYEPRDQSTDPSTMMFHYKYVEERMRTEMPGRVGEIGWYIVRIDNPDNSAAISAEIDKLFSNSRAETKTETERAFQQSFLSAASAVITALNIMSFFIIGIILLVLGNTMIMSARERTHEYAVLKALGFSGAKLLFLITGESLILALLGSALGLLVTLPAVEGFQTALPKGWFPIFFIKPETIYLAAASGILVGVVASLIPLRRVMATKIVDGLRHVG; encoded by the coding sequence ATGGAACTTGTTCGCTTACTTTTGCGCAACGTGCTGCGCCACAAGCTGCGCAGCCTTCTGACCATTGTCGGTATCGCCATCGCGGTCCTGGCGTTCGGTCTGCTGCGCACGGTGGTGACCGCTTGGTACGCCGGTGTCGAAGCCTCGGCCGCCAACCGCTTGATCACGCGCCACGCGGTTTCCTTTGTTTTTCCCTTGCCGCTCGCCTATCGCGACCGCATTGCGCAGGTGCCCGGCGTCAACAAAGTCACCTATGCCGTCTGGTTCTCCGGCGTCTACATCGACAAGAATCAGTTCTTTGCCCGTCTCGCCGTCGACACCGACACGTTCATGGAGGTCTACTCCGAGTTTCTGGTTCCCAAAGAGCAGTTAGACGTCTTCAAACGCGAGCGCAACGCAACGATTATCGGCGTCGATATCGCGAAACGGTACAACTTAAAATTGGGCGACATCATGACCATCGACGGCGATGTGTTTCCCGGACAATGGGAGTTTGTCGTGCGCGGTGTCTACGAGCCGCGCGACCAGAGCACGGACCCCTCGACTATGATGTTTCACTACAAGTACGTCGAAGAGCGCATGCGCACCGAGATGCCCGGTCGGGTCGGCGAGATCGGCTGGTACATTGTGCGCATCGACAACCCGGACAATTCCGCGGCGATCTCGGCGGAAATCGATAAACTGTTCTCGAATTCGCGGGCCGAGACCAAAACCGAAACCGAGCGCGCCTTTCAGCAAAGTTTTCTCTCCGCTGCCAGCGCCGTCATCACGGCGTTGAATATTATGTCGTTTTTCATCATCGGCATCATTTTGCTGGTGTTGGGCAACACCATGATCATGTCGGCGCGCGAGCGCACCCACGAGTACGCGGTGTTGAAAGCACTTGGGTTTTCCGGTGCCAAGTTGCTTTTCCTGATCACCGGCGAATCGCTAATTCTCGCGCTGCTTGGCAGCGCCTTGGGTTTGTTGGTGACGCTACCAGCTGTGGAAGGCTTTCAGACGGCGCTGCCCAAAGGCTGGTTCCCGATTTTCTTCATCAAACCCGAGACTATTTATCTCGCCGCGGCATCGGGGATATTGGTGGGCGTCGTCGCTTCGTTGATTCCTCTGCGGCGCGTGATGGCGACCAAGATCGTCGACGGATTGCGCCACGTGGGCTAG
- a CDS encoding ABC transporter permease produces the protein MKIPFRYILRSSSSRRLTAAFTILGIALVVFVFTAVLMMANGIQQTLKSTGSDDNVLVARKAAMSEIMSIIDREAGNIVVNMPQVARYGDGRPMSSKEVVVIINLEKIGAEGISNITVRGVEPAAFELRPQVKLVGGRMFRWGAREIIVGAGITKRFAGAQIGEKIKFGGDFWSVVGIFDAEKSGFDSEVWGDLNQVADAFKRSSFSTITFRMKNPDELVELTRSFDADNRLQYFVPKREKKFFEEQSEMMAAFIRILGVFVTVIFSAGATIGAMITMYGSVANRTTEIGTLRALGFFCRSILLAFLGEAFVMSLTGGVLGVGLASLLQFFSISTLNFGSFTELAFSFSLSPSIVATALGFALSMGLIGGFLPAVRAARLDIIEALRAA, from the coding sequence ATGAAAATTCCCTTTCGCTATATTCTGCGCAGCTCCTCGTCGCGCCGTCTGACGGCGGCCTTCACGATTCTCGGCATCGCGCTGGTCGTGTTTGTCTTCACCGCGGTGTTGATGATGGCCAACGGCATCCAGCAGACGCTGAAATCCACCGGCTCCGACGATAACGTGCTCGTCGCGCGCAAAGCGGCGATGAGCGAAATCATGAGCATCATCGACCGCGAGGCAGGCAATATCGTCGTCAACATGCCGCAGGTGGCGCGCTACGGCGACGGCCGGCCGATGAGCTCCAAGGAAGTTGTGGTGATCATTAACTTGGAGAAGATCGGCGCCGAGGGTATTAGCAACATCACCGTGCGCGGCGTCGAGCCGGCGGCGTTCGAGCTGCGGCCGCAAGTCAAGCTCGTCGGAGGGCGGATGTTTCGCTGGGGTGCGCGCGAGATCATCGTCGGCGCCGGTATTACCAAGCGGTTTGCCGGGGCGCAGATCGGCGAGAAGATCAAATTCGGCGGCGACTTTTGGAGTGTGGTCGGCATCTTCGACGCCGAAAAGAGCGGCTTCGATTCCGAGGTCTGGGGCGACTTGAATCAGGTTGCCGATGCCTTCAAGCGCTCGTCGTTCTCGACGATTACTTTTCGCATGAAGAATCCCGACGAGCTGGTCGAGCTGACGAGATCCTTCGACGCCGACAACCGGCTGCAATATTTCGTGCCGAAGCGCGAGAAGAAGTTTTTCGAGGAACAATCGGAGATGATGGCGGCGTTTATCCGTATCCTCGGCGTGTTTGTCACGGTCATTTTCAGCGCCGGCGCGACCATCGGCGCGATGATCACGATGTATGGCTCGGTGGCCAACCGAACCACCGAGATCGGCACGCTGCGCGCTTTGGGCTTTTTTTGCCGCAGTATTTTGCTCGCCTTTTTGGGCGAGGCTTTCGTGATGTCGTTGACCGGCGGTGTTTTGGGTGTCGGCCTGGCGTCGCTGCTGCAGTTCTTTTCGATTTCGACGCTAAACTTTGGATCTTTCACCGAGTTGGCGTTTTCCTTTTCGTTGTCGCCGTCGATCGTCGCCACCGCGCTAGGCTTTGCGCTGTCGATGGGGTTGATCGGCGGTTTCCTGCCGGCGGTGCGCGCGGCGCGCTTGGATATTATCGAAGCGTTGCGGGCGGCCTGA
- a CDS encoding DUF1501 domain-containing protein: MALSRRDFLCRLGTFGAATLAMERFGIMNAFAQATDYKALVCIFLFGGNDSGNMVIPYTDYGSYSSARLASGIAIPQDQLLQISPPRLPGSVFGLHPSLTGLQQLWNNKQLAVVSNVGPLVDETNRTSYRNGTVPVPANLFSHSDQQNQWQTSVANGQASSGWGGRIADRTGDLNITTFPPITSVTGTPIFTSGNIERPLAIAAAPTALNASLQLNGFPATQAARDADPRYVALQNLLQNDVNFTLIRGASRVTGEAVSIEKSLRAAGNPAVPPFPLATRTSLGNQLEQIAKLISIRDALGMKRQIFFASLGGFDTHTNQVTGGAPATGAHANLLAQLSGAMTTFYDVLVNLGVANQVTTFTLSDFARTFVPNGTLGTDHAWASHQFVMGGAVRGGDFYGLPTSNGTVFPSLAAGAGDDTDNGTSARGRFVPSVSVEQLGATLATWFGVSNADLVGVFPNLNNFTVKNLGFMA; the protein is encoded by the coding sequence ATGGCACTATCAAGAAGAGATTTTCTCTGTCGGCTCGGCACCTTCGGCGCGGCGACTCTGGCAATGGAGCGCTTTGGCATCATGAATGCCTTCGCGCAAGCCACCGATTACAAAGCGCTGGTTTGTATTTTCCTCTTCGGCGGCAACGATTCCGGCAACATGGTCATTCCCTATACCGACTATGGGAGCTACTCCAGCGCGCGGCTGGCCTCTGGCATCGCCATTCCACAGGACCAACTGCTACAGATTTCGCCACCCAGGCTGCCGGGCAGCGTCTTCGGCTTGCACCCGAGCCTGACCGGCTTGCAGCAGCTCTGGAACAACAAACAACTCGCGGTGGTTTCCAACGTCGGTCCGCTGGTGGACGAAACCAACCGCACCAGCTATCGCAACGGTACGGTGCCAGTGCCCGCTAACTTGTTTTCGCACTCCGACCAGCAAAATCAGTGGCAAACCTCGGTGGCCAACGGCCAAGCTTCGTCCGGTTGGGGCGGGCGCATCGCCGACAGGACCGGCGATTTAAACATTACGACCTTCCCGCCCATCACTTCGGTCACCGGCACGCCGATTTTCACCAGTGGCAACATCGAACGGCCGTTGGCGATCGCTGCCGCACCGACTGCGCTCAACGCGTCGCTGCAGCTCAATGGCTTTCCCGCCACTCAGGCGGCGCGCGATGCCGATCCGCGCTACGTCGCATTGCAAAACCTGCTGCAAAATGACGTGAATTTTACGTTGATTCGCGGCGCCAGCCGGGTCACTGGCGAAGCGGTGTCGATCGAGAAATCGCTCCGCGCCGCCGGCAACCCAGCCGTGCCACCGTTTCCGTTGGCAACCCGCACATCTTTGGGCAACCAGCTCGAGCAGATCGCCAAATTGATCAGCATCCGCGACGCCCTCGGCATGAAACGGCAAATCTTCTTCGCTTCCCTGGGCGGCTTCGATACTCACACCAACCAGGTTACCGGCGGCGCCCCTGCCACCGGGGCCCACGCCAATCTGCTCGCCCAGCTGAGCGGCGCCATGACCACCTTCTATGACGTGCTGGTAAACCTGGGAGTTGCCAACCAAGTAACGACTTTTACGCTCTCGGACTTCGCCCGGACTTTTGTGCCCAACGGCACCTTGGGCACCGATCACGCCTGGGCATCGCATCAGTTCGTCATGGGCGGTGCGGTGCGCGGTGGCGATTTCTACGGCCTGCCGACCTCCAATGGCACGGTGTTCCCGAGCCTTGCCGCCGGCGCCGGCGACGATACCGACAACGGCACCAGCGCGCGCGGGCGCTTCGTCCCGTCGGTCAGCGTCGAGCAGTTGGGCGCAACCCTGGCAACCTGGTTCGGCGTTAGCAACGCCGACCTCGTCGGCGTGTTTCCTAACTTGAATAACTTCACCGTCAAGAACCTAGGGTTTATGGCCTGA
- a CDS encoding DUF1800 domain-containing protein, giving the protein MFQVIKAILLDQEARGGNRDAASTPNYGKLREPILFETAILRALNATSDGVLNNIGGGIGTADMGEDLFNPASVFNYFPPTARVPGENAVGPEFAIFSSLTSLRRANFVNQLVYSTIAPAPPNRPVGTSIDLTGFNSLAANPDQLLDALNNLLLHGSMSSEMRNNIRTAVAALPATNAIGRVRTAVYLILTSSQYQVQR; this is encoded by the coding sequence CTGTTTCAGGTGATCAAAGCGATCCTGCTCGATCAGGAGGCGCGCGGCGGCAATCGCGATGCGGCGAGCACACCGAACTACGGCAAACTGCGCGAGCCGATTCTGTTTGAAACCGCGATACTGCGCGCGCTCAACGCGACCAGCGACGGTGTCTTGAACAACATCGGCGGCGGCATCGGCACCGCGGATATGGGCGAAGATCTGTTCAACCCCGCGTCGGTGTTCAACTACTTTCCACCCACCGCGCGAGTTCCTGGCGAAAATGCCGTGGGCCCCGAGTTTGCCATCTTCTCTTCGCTCACGTCGTTGCGGCGGGCCAATTTTGTCAATCAACTGGTGTACTCGACCATTGCCCCGGCGCCGCCCAACCGGCCGGTTGGCACATCCATCGATCTGACGGGATTCAATTCGCTGGCGGCCAACCCCGACCAGCTGCTCGACGCGCTCAACAACCTGCTGCTGCATGGCTCCATGTCGAGCGAAATGCGCAACAACATCCGCACCGCGGTGGCGGCGCTACCGGCGACCAACGCCATTGGCCGCGTGCGCACGGCGGTCTACTTGATACTGACGTCGTCGCAATACCAGGTGCAACGCTAA
- a CDS encoding DUF1800 domain-containing protein, whose protein sequence is MKPRLCKSGSARLCGLIILLLGSLSNASASLAALAAQYVGVGADVVSEVALTPDQRPDFNIKVTGLRSVPTAIQILSDTGGIWKVPYNGTNWVIGLTNYNNGAGDLYFSQYISNKFSLQVTYADGSTDQTDVTNPPPPSSSLKAAFLGVGPDVVSERALTPDSRADFNIQVSGLRSVPVAMRILSDTNGVWQTPFNGFNWVIALNNYNGGNGNLHFSQFASNTFKLQVNYADGTSDQTDVTSPTTNNAADVQRFLEQATFGATPALTAAVQASGIEAYINQQLNAPMRDYPNLAFWPTTRPATCIDDCQRDNYTYYQVQKHFFTNALTGQDQLRQRVAFGLSQILVTSQVDVPYPAWMRSYQQLLYRNAFGNFRQLLYDVTLHPTMGRFLDMLNSQCQRTSQTDVNVCRSGGSSLPNENYPREILQLFSIGTFELNDDGTRKLNNGNPIPTYDQKVIEELSRVFTGWILAPALPSADPNAAAGATVPNYRDPMVQRLDSQNREAYHDRGSKVLLRGLTLAAGRTSSQDLNDAIDNIAYHPNVAPYMSKLLIQQLVMSNPSPSYVARIVAAGAPIKLRRPSCFR, encoded by the coding sequence ATGAAACCAAGGCTTTGTAAATCTGGCAGCGCTCGCCTCTGCGGGTTAATCATCCTCTTACTAGGAAGTTTATCCAACGCCAGCGCTAGCTTGGCGGCGCTAGCGGCCCAGTACGTGGGCGTGGGCGCCGACGTCGTCAGCGAAGTTGCGCTCACTCCCGATCAAAGACCCGACTTCAACATAAAAGTAACCGGCCTACGTTCGGTGCCCACCGCTATTCAGATACTCTCTGATACCGGTGGCATCTGGAAAGTCCCCTACAACGGGACCAACTGGGTGATCGGCTTAACGAACTATAACAACGGCGCCGGCGATCTCTATTTTTCGCAATACATCAGCAACAAATTTTCGCTTCAAGTCACCTATGCGGATGGCAGCACCGACCAAACCGATGTGACCAATCCGCCGCCTCCCTCCTCCTCGCTCAAAGCTGCGTTTCTTGGAGTGGGCCCCGACGTTGTCAGCGAGCGCGCGTTGACTCCCGATAGCCGCGCCGATTTCAATATCCAGGTAAGCGGTTTGCGTTCGGTCCCCGTCGCGATGCGAATTCTCTCCGACACCAATGGCGTCTGGCAAACGCCTTTTAACGGTTTTAACTGGGTCATCGCTTTGAATAATTACAACGGCGGCAACGGCAATCTGCATTTCTCACAATTCGCCAGCAACACCTTCAAGCTGCAAGTCAACTACGCCGACGGCACAAGCGATCAGACCGACGTGACCAGCCCCACGACCAATAACGCGGCCGACGTGCAGCGCTTCCTCGAACAGGCCACATTCGGTGCCACACCGGCGCTCACCGCCGCCGTTCAGGCCAGCGGCATCGAGGCCTACATCAACCAACAGCTCAACGCGCCCATGCGGGATTATCCAAATCTAGCTTTCTGGCCGACCACCCGGCCGGCGACCTGCATCGACGATTGTCAGCGTGACAACTACACCTACTATCAAGTGCAAAAACATTTCTTCACCAACGCGCTGACGGGACAAGATCAGCTGCGCCAGCGGGTTGCCTTCGGCCTCAGCCAAATTCTGGTCACTTCACAAGTCGACGTCCCCTACCCCGCCTGGATGCGCAGCTACCAGCAGCTGCTTTACCGAAACGCTTTCGGCAACTTCCGGCAACTTCTCTACGACGTGACACTGCACCCGACCATGGGGCGCTTTCTCGACATGCTAAACAGTCAATGTCAGCGCACCAGCCAAACCGATGTCAACGTTTGCCGCAGCGGCGGGTCGTCGCTACCCAATGAAAACTATCCCCGCGAAATCCTCCAGCTGTTTTCCATCGGCACCTTCGAGCTCAATGACGATGGCACCCGCAAGCTTAACAACGGCAATCCGATTCCCACCTACGATCAGAAAGTCATCGAAGAGCTCTCCCGCGTCTTCACCGGTTGGATCTTGGCGCCGGCGCTGCCATCGGCCGATCCCAACGCGGCGGCCGGCGCGACGGTGCCCAACTATCGTGATCCCATGGTGCAGCGCCTCGACTCGCAAAACCGCGAGGCTTACCATGACCGCGGCTCAAAAGTGCTGCTACGCGGCTTGACCCTCGCCGCCGGGCGCACCTCCAGCCAAGACTTAAACGACGCCATCGACAACATCGCCTATCACCCCAACGTGGCGCCGTACATGAGCAAGCTGTTGATCCAGCAGTTGGTGATGAGCAATCCGAGCCCCTCCTATGTTGCCCGCATCGTGGCGGCTGGCGCGCCAATCAAACTTCGCCGACCCAGCTGTTTCAGGTGA
- a CDS encoding zinc-binding dehydrogenase codes for MKAIRIHQFGESEDVLQYEDVATPEPKAGEVLIKVEAASLNRADIGLRRGTYRIAAEALPVIPGREFAGTVAALGAGVSAFHVGERVVGYPSLGGYAEYAVAKTSEVRPIPEGVTAAQAAATPTTFLTAWFGLKTDGALKAGEWLLVQGGSSGVGIAAIQIAKHLGAKVIANSGSEEKCRRLRKLGADVTVDVSANDFAEEAMRVTDKRGVDVVLEMIGGEAFQKSLTVLAPGGRLFSIGGAFGALPDPMPALSEGRKATRFSITNHLKAKPEDFTQLDTILQLVAEKNFDVGIGKTFPLAETRAAQKYLHGRDHFGKVMLSM; via the coding sequence ATGAAAGCCATCCGTATTCACCAATTCGGCGAGTCCGAAGACGTACTGCAATATGAAGACGTTGCCACACCAGAGCCAAAGGCCGGCGAGGTCTTAATCAAAGTCGAAGCGGCATCGTTGAACCGCGCCGATATCGGCCTGCGCAGGGGGACTTATCGAATCGCCGCGGAGGCGTTGCCGGTGATACCTGGCCGCGAGTTCGCTGGCACCGTTGCCGCACTGGGTGCGGGGGTCAGTGCGTTTCACGTCGGCGAGCGCGTAGTCGGGTATCCGAGTCTGGGCGGCTACGCCGAGTACGCCGTTGCCAAAACCTCCGAAGTGCGCCCGATTCCCGAGGGTGTGACCGCGGCGCAAGCGGCGGCAACGCCGACGACTTTTCTGACCGCATGGTTTGGCCTCAAGACCGACGGAGCCCTTAAGGCGGGCGAATGGTTACTTGTGCAAGGCGGCAGCAGTGGCGTCGGCATCGCAGCAATACAGATCGCCAAACACCTCGGCGCCAAAGTAATTGCTAACTCCGGCAGCGAAGAGAAGTGCCGCCGTCTGCGCAAGCTCGGCGCCGATGTCACTGTCGATGTTTCAGCCAATGATTTCGCCGAAGAAGCGATGCGTGTCACCGATAAGCGCGGCGTCGACGTAGTTCTGGAAATGATCGGCGGCGAGGCCTTTCAAAAAAGCTTGACGGTGCTTGCGCCCGGGGGCCGCTTGTTTTCGATCGGCGGCGCCTTTGGCGCGCTCCCCGACCCTATGCCGGCATTGAGCGAAGGGCGCAAAGCAACCCGCTTCTCCATAACCAACCACCTCAAGGCCAAGCCCGAAGATTTCACCCAACTTGACACGATCTTACAACTGGTCGCCGAAAAAAACTTCGACGTCGGCATCGGCAAGACTTTTCCCCTAGCAGAGACCCGCGCCGCGCAAAAATATCTGCACGGTCGCGATCACTTCGGCAAGGTGATGCTGAGCATGTAG